In one Leptogranulimonas caecicola genomic region, the following are encoded:
- a CDS encoding Na+/H+ antiporter — translation METLEFTLIVMACVIVSAIVGKIVTRVALPLIQILVGLVVALFAPAVTDVHLSSELLMVLFIAPLLFNEARESSRRELCRNKGQILSLAVGLVVATVLVVGAALYGLVPSMPLAAAFACAAALGPTDAAAVGAMGSTVALNRRQQLLLSGESLINDASGVVAFQFAVAAALTGSFSAIEAGGEFLLLFFGGIAVGLAVGGAVLFAMLALRHFGYEDTTLHVLFEVLTPFVVYLLAEGLHVSGILAVVAAGLVLAGRAPRLISAAAARRQMVSNTFWEIIVFLINGIVFTMLGMELPLAVDPTILARFSMPELLGAVLLITLLLYLCRFIWVLAMSLMRFSRLFRRKGKRHITSMAAAKATHDAAVITLGGAKGVVTLSIIFTLPLAMPDGSPFPDRSLIILLTAAVILCTLLCANFLLPLLAPKQLSSNEDAVHRATIQVLERTIQELRGRLDTTGATEYVPALRLTIMRYETRLNRERRNSKACREALTSLQDQILVLQQQRADYLQNSQPSKLSVTQIAPYYWALRGIRSSLGYEGEAVKVGARFRSFRGMLHLATNQIQPSPVPDEQFEQIYYDTCLFAIDLEHVALSYLRDVEEAHDERETAAKLLIDSHEAALTSLWGRINYDQDFSQVSETVDVRVHTRLPQGMKANFLEQFAKARHYADEVDENALTVELEVIRHMSEAGEISDSVARELRSHVYALQASLENQ, via the coding sequence GTGGAAACCCTGGAGTTCACCCTCATTGTGATGGCCTGCGTCATTGTGTCAGCCATCGTTGGCAAGATAGTCACCCGTGTGGCGCTGCCCCTCATCCAAATCTTGGTGGGACTTGTGGTGGCACTCTTCGCCCCGGCCGTCACCGATGTGCATCTTAGCTCCGAATTGCTTATGGTGCTCTTTATCGCACCGCTGCTCTTTAATGAGGCCAGGGAGTCAAGCCGCCGGGAGCTTTGCCGCAACAAGGGACAGATCCTTTCATTGGCGGTAGGGCTGGTGGTCGCCACTGTGCTGGTGGTGGGAGCCGCACTCTATGGCCTGGTTCCTTCCATGCCGCTGGCCGCCGCCTTTGCCTGCGCTGCGGCCCTAGGCCCCACCGATGCAGCGGCTGTGGGCGCCATGGGATCCACTGTGGCCCTCAACCGCAGGCAGCAGCTTTTGCTCTCCGGCGAATCCCTCATAAACGACGCCTCAGGCGTCGTGGCCTTCCAGTTTGCCGTAGCAGCCGCATTGACCGGCAGCTTCTCAGCCATAGAGGCTGGCGGCGAGTTTCTCCTGCTCTTCTTTGGCGGCATAGCGGTAGGGCTGGCGGTAGGTGGCGCGGTGCTCTTCGCCATGCTGGCCCTTCGCCACTTTGGCTACGAGGACACCACCTTGCACGTGCTTTTTGAGGTGCTCACACCCTTTGTGGTCTATCTGCTGGCCGAAGGCCTTCATGTGAGCGGCATCCTTGCGGTGGTGGCGGCCGGCTTGGTGCTGGCAGGGCGAGCCCCACGCCTCATCTCAGCCGCCGCCGCCCGCCGTCAGATGGTCTCGAACACCTTTTGGGAGATCATCGTCTTTCTCATCAACGGCATTGTCTTCACCATGCTGGGCATGGAGCTTCCCTTGGCGGTTGACCCCACAATCCTTGCGCGCTTCTCTATGCCAGAGCTTCTTGGCGCCGTCCTCTTGATCACCCTACTGCTCTACCTATGCCGCTTCATCTGGGTGCTGGCCATGAGCCTCATGCGCTTCTCTCGCCTGTTCAGACGCAAGGGAAAGCGTCATATCACCTCTATGGCCGCCGCCAAGGCGACCCACGATGCAGCCGTCATCACTTTGGGAGGCGCCAAGGGCGTAGTGACCCTCTCCATCATCTTCACCCTACCGCTCGCCATGCCCGACGGCAGCCCCTTCCCTGACCGCAGCCTCATCATCCTTCTTACCGCTGCCGTCATTTTATGCACCCTCCTTTGCGCCAACTTCTTGTTACCGCTGTTGGCGCCCAAACAGCTCTCCTCCAACGAAGACGCCGTGCACAGGGCCACTATCCAGGTGCTTGAGCGCACCATCCAGGAGCTGCGAGGCCGCTTGGACACCACCGGCGCCACCGAGTACGTTCCTGCCCTGCGCTTGACCATCATGCGCTATGAGACCCGGCTCAACCGGGAACGCCGCAACTCCAAAGCCTGCAGGGAAGCCCTCACCTCCCTCCAAGACCAGATCCTGGTGCTTCAGCAACAGCGAGCCGACTACCTCCAAAACAGCCAGCCCTCCAAGCTCTCCGTCACCCAAATAGCCCCCTACTACTGGGCCCTCAGAGGCATTCGCTCCTCTCTGGGCTATGAAGGGGAAGCCGTCAAGGTGGGAGCGAGGTTTCGGAGCTTCCGCGGCATGCTCCACTTGGCCACCAACCAAATTCAGCCCAGCCCGGTGCCTGACGAGCAATTCGAACAGATCTATTACGACACCTGCCTGTTCGCCATCGATCTAGAGCACGTGGCCCTCTCCTATCTGCGCGACGTCGAAGAGGCCCATGACGAGCGGGAGACTGCTGCCAAGCTTCTTATCGACAGCCACGAGGCAGCTTTGACCTCTCTCTGGGGCCGCATCAATTACGACCAGGATTTCTCCCAGGTAAGCGAGACTGTGGACGTGCGTGTGCACACCCGCCTGCCCCAAGGCATGAAAGCCAACTTCTTGGAGCAGTTCGCCAAAGCCCGCCACTATGCAGACGAAGTAGACGAGAACGCCCTCACCGTCGAGCTGGAAGTCATCCGGCACATGAGCGAAGCGGGAGAGATCTCCGACTCCGTGGCCCGCGAGCTCAGAAGCCACGTCTATGCGCTCCAAGCCAGCCTCGAGAACCAGTAG
- a CDS encoding GNAT family N-acetyltransferase, giving the protein MVILETPRLWLRPWEEVDAPDLYRYASDPQVGPAAGWSAHQSPEESRKVIREVLSGPEDYAIVPKEVGHPVGSIGLMCGKASNLDLSPFEAELGYWIGVPFWGQGLVPEAAQALLRRGFEELRLEKIWCGYFDGNEKSHRVQEKCGFRYHHTNPQAGCRIEGVYRVEHVSVLEASAWEAGKSLM; this is encoded by the coding sequence ATGGTGATCCTCGAAACCCCACGTCTCTGGCTTCGACCTTGGGAAGAAGTCGATGCTCCCGACCTCTACCGCTACGCCTCGGATCCTCAGGTGGGCCCGGCAGCAGGGTGGTCAGCTCACCAAAGCCCGGAAGAAAGCCGAAAGGTCATCCGAGAAGTGCTCTCTGGCCCCGAGGATTATGCCATCGTTCCCAAGGAGGTAGGGCATCCGGTGGGTTCCATTGGCCTAATGTGCGGAAAGGCCAGCAATTTGGATCTCTCGCCCTTCGAAGCAGAGCTCGGATACTGGATTGGCGTCCCTTTTTGGGGTCAAGGGCTTGTGCCCGAGGCTGCCCAGGCACTGCTGCGTCGTGGCTTTGAGGAGCTCAGACTCGAAAAGATCTGGTGCGGCTACTTCGACGGCAACGAGAAGTCTCACCGCGTCCAAGAAAAGTGCGGCTTTCGCTACCACCATACCAATCCGCAGGCAGGGTGTCGTATCGAAGGCGTCTACCGAGTAGAGCATGTCTCGGTGCTTGAGGCGTCTGCCTGGGAAGCAGGCAAAAGCTTGATGTAA
- a CDS encoding FxLYD domain-containing protein gives MKKLLLTFMLAACMLFTAACSAGSQAPAEPDYADDEAMTIIADGWNKRQIIVEDLNIADPDYKEKLKKGIRAEIDSDTPLKDRQFEDSQLQEDVLAYINSLNDQIEVVDTYSITDPDYVTEVTKASDARAKLLKKFVEDYDMKVDPKFQKYMDDLVSQGTSVSKDEAEKEAINSLVANIQWETEENYGNYTYIAVVENTTDYNFENVSLLVNLYDADDVKTESSAFASSWKKGEKVKFEAYGGEVAASRIDTTVQYYTVIED, from the coding sequence ATGAAAAAGCTATTACTCACCTTCATGCTGGCAGCATGCATGTTGTTTACCGCTGCATGCTCAGCAGGCTCTCAGGCACCTGCTGAGCCGGATTATGCAGATGATGAGGCGATGACCATCATCGCCGATGGTTGGAACAAGCGGCAGATTATTGTCGAAGACTTAAATATTGCAGATCCTGATTATAAGGAAAAGCTTAAGAAGGGCATTCGAGCAGAAATCGACAGTGATACTCCTCTTAAAGATCGCCAATTTGAAGATAGCCAATTGCAAGAGGATGTCCTTGCATATATAAATTCACTTAATGATCAAATTGAGGTAGTTGATACCTACTCAATTACCGATCCCGATTATGTTACAGAGGTCACAAAAGCTTCCGATGCGCGTGCGAAACTGCTAAAGAAATTTGTGGAAGATTACGATATGAAGGTTGATCCAAAATTTCAAAAATATATGGATGATCTTGTAAGCCAAGGCACCAGCGTGAGTAAAGATGAGGCAGAGAAAGAAGCAATCAATAGCTTAGTTGCCAACATACAATGGGAGACAGAAGAGAATTATGGCAATTACACCTATATTGCTGTTGTAGAAAATACTACAGATTATAATTTCGAGAATGTTAGTTTACTGGTTAATCTCTACGATGCTGACGACGTGAAAACAGAGTCTTCTGCCTTTGCAAGTAGCTGGAAAAAGGGAGAAAAGGTTAAATTTGAGGCCTATGGTGGAGAGGTTGCTGCTTCACGGATAGATACAACTGTTCAATATTATACGGTTATAGAAGACTAG
- a CDS encoding GyrI-like domain-containing protein, which translates to MAFDYKKEFKEFYLPPKKPTLVDVPPMRYAAVRGQGDPNEEGGAYQQALQLLYALSYTIKMSPKSGEHIPGYFAYVVPPLEGFWSLAQGQILFDSERKGELSWISCIRLPDFVTPEVFEWAKGEVARKKKLDCAGAEYLEMHEGLCVQCLHVGSYDTEPTTIEAMHAYAQAQGCCIDLSLARLHHEIYLSDPRRVAPDRLKTVIRLPIAKA; encoded by the coding sequence ATGGCCTTTGACTATAAGAAAGAGTTTAAAGAGTTTTATCTGCCTCCCAAAAAGCCCACGCTGGTGGACGTACCTCCAATGCGCTATGCGGCGGTGCGAGGCCAAGGCGACCCCAACGAGGAAGGCGGGGCTTATCAGCAGGCATTGCAGCTTTTATATGCGCTGTCCTACACCATAAAGATGTCGCCAAAATCTGGCGAGCATATCCCGGGCTATTTTGCCTATGTGGTGCCTCCGCTGGAAGGGTTTTGGTCGTTGGCGCAAGGCCAGATACTCTTTGATTCTGAGCGCAAGGGGGAGCTGAGTTGGATCAGCTGTATCAGGTTGCCGGATTTTGTGACCCCTGAGGTCTTTGAATGGGCAAAGGGCGAGGTTGCACGTAAGAAAAAGCTGGATTGCGCCGGCGCGGAGTACCTGGAAATGCACGAAGGTCTCTGCGTGCAGTGTCTCCATGTGGGCTCTTATGACACCGAGCCGACCACTATTGAAGCTATGCACGCCTATGCTCAGGCGCAGGGTTGCTGCATAGATCTTTCGCTTGCGCGCCTGCATCATGAGATTTATCTGTCCGACCCACGCCGTGTGGCGCCCGATCGCCTCAAGACAGTGATTCGGCTGCCTATCGCCAAGGCTTAG
- a CDS encoding C-type lectin-like domain-containing protein: MSDRAPVTAMRANEQEVELFIRAGAATPVDGLANTYSFPDLKVTTEPANTRFQSITVQFTTGISANDEIYFNSAHQQNNSEALPSGFVRYSGNKHGNHSVNYTQQGGATADQWQDFLSRYLTVRLADSTNTKGLRIVASLAPVSTTRDYNSLNGHYYEAGPVIASWTQAIEEAEKHSYMGMQGYLVTVTNQAEQDFVFSLVNTDTWIGGTCDDAYTMKTSSWARNYRTNNVDSPTRWSSTNTFRSGAYSDYYWVTGPEAGLMMGQCYNNQNRKHATNPETGETMYMNWASGQPDGPASTSEQWMQLAVHSGGGTGGFWNDLPNQFGNIRYIIEYGGMPDDSDEEGGDAGAEAKVDVYVKVDIVVDPTGRTITTEAEDAVVGQPLDIKENVNGDPEVKTHIMEDAAETGTTPAQVTRTYKIKDPTSPEADAQGWRDLHEDELTDKGEPFHAGSYKVVSTANYREDAAGNALMPYVPGEATFTIKPKPIDVTQPASKPDDPTQPDATQGFETADPATGDPLAVAGRCWSKVYDGTPYVAKDQVSLADQLVEGASAWLAFDRAEYASKDAGSCDLVLYSPQIQGPHAADYRLTGLASDGTLTVKGEIVSRPLVVTARWFEDAEANPSTWVRDVAFRDPAHPDAPVAANNDATEFDASAVTQSKADSANHTWPVAWPASMLAPGDRLDQVLGDASYEAQTAGGLRLNVERPQRGTYTLSLSYSGVASVIEGGPLLSQDGNYQVTLVPDTLTVTDRITVDLTEKDPIAILEPVKPSKPAPKPVTPQDFAKIVEDTFGPDGPSPTGGKLPEMPDGVEPQVIIKKGNQPVDEIDPSKPGDYTVTVTYPSSDGTDYIAHIDYEVKADPTPDEQCQFYQVTTRLEGAIEGASITPTKTLAAGSSHKVSWQPGPDSYVVSVEVDGKVLKDTATSWTFEDLAAHHQVTVTLAQNPVLPGGFTYGHYTVTVNSYGQGAQVSPSQTYVPGSDAQASWAAKEGYQISAVWVDGVQLTADQCAAGAASFPSIGANHVVDVYTCKADGTSAQSPDDLKVTTQIKGGPGTITGGATVTQGGSYHVAWEPVIQTTPVVTDPAYAVYEVKSVEVNGAEAAGTADREMQLDNIKENKNVVVTVRPVVYHVNVQSYGPGTASASRTLYKGQGYLDIAGTPQDGARITYIEIDGEVVLDEKAGITPSALKAAGFSAGAFSQVRAAAPQFPAPVKHQRQANGAKLDLGFEGIDQDHVVKVLFAKEGEDPLNDEDVHDSGLIGVTAGVEGGPGSIEVDQPADPGTPPHPGYVDPTKEVPVAWELPDGYRPLELVVGEQRIPLDPDATSTTIPADLLKEGDHISLVVEKRAADDDKTHPRQQTPPASEKLRIDTSLAGGLGSISAGAQVDRHGSYTVTWSAEPGYRVAKVLVDGIERPDLLEAFSYTFEDVGEHHSVAVELEAVPADPPAEKDPAPSGDDAAPGSSAAKPTDDRLVARQEADSRIMPATGDEASGLPGIMIAGALLLMVGWLTLSRRWQS; this comes from the coding sequence TTGAGCGACCGGGCTCCGGTGACAGCCATGCGCGCCAATGAGCAAGAGGTGGAGCTTTTTATCAGGGCAGGTGCGGCAACGCCGGTGGACGGCCTTGCCAACACCTACAGCTTCCCCGACCTCAAGGTCACCACCGAGCCTGCCAACACCAGGTTCCAGAGCATCACCGTGCAGTTCACCACCGGCATTTCTGCAAACGACGAGATCTATTTCAACTCTGCCCATCAGCAGAACAACAGCGAGGCGCTGCCTTCTGGCTTTGTGCGCTACAGCGGCAACAAGCATGGCAACCACTCTGTCAACTACACTCAGCAGGGTGGCGCCACTGCCGATCAATGGCAGGACTTTCTCTCTCGCTACCTCACGGTGAGGCTGGCCGATTCCACCAACACCAAGGGCTTGAGGATCGTGGCCAGCCTGGCGCCTGTGTCTACCACTCGCGACTATAACTCCTTGAACGGCCACTACTACGAGGCTGGTCCCGTGATTGCCTCGTGGACCCAAGCGATCGAAGAGGCTGAAAAGCATAGTTACATGGGTATGCAAGGCTACTTGGTGACGGTGACCAATCAGGCCGAGCAAGATTTTGTGTTCTCGTTGGTGAACACCGATACCTGGATCGGTGGGACCTGCGATGATGCGTACACCATGAAAACCAGCTCTTGGGCACGCAACTATCGCACCAACAACGTCGATTCTCCCACGCGTTGGTCTTCCACCAATACGTTCAGAAGCGGTGCTTACAGCGACTACTATTGGGTGACAGGTCCGGAAGCCGGCCTTATGATGGGCCAATGCTATAACAATCAAAATCGTAAACATGCCACAAACCCCGAGACGGGCGAGACCATGTATATGAACTGGGCTTCAGGACAGCCCGATGGTCCCGCAAGCACTTCGGAGCAATGGATGCAGCTAGCTGTCCATTCCGGAGGAGGCACGGGCGGCTTTTGGAACGATCTTCCCAATCAGTTCGGCAACATACGCTACATCATCGAATACGGCGGCATGCCGGACGACAGCGATGAAGAGGGCGGCGACGCCGGCGCCGAGGCCAAGGTGGATGTCTATGTAAAGGTAGATATCGTGGTGGATCCTACCGGTCGAACCATCACCACGGAAGCTGAAGATGCGGTGGTAGGTCAACCGTTGGATATCAAGGAGAACGTCAACGGCGATCCAGAAGTCAAAACCCATATCATGGAGGACGCCGCCGAGACCGGCACCACGCCCGCTCAGGTGACTCGCACCTACAAGATAAAAGACCCCACATCTCCCGAAGCCGACGCACAAGGCTGGCGCGACCTCCATGAGGACGAGCTGACCGATAAGGGCGAGCCCTTCCATGCAGGCAGTTACAAGGTGGTCTCCACCGCCAACTATCGCGAGGATGCCGCTGGCAATGCGCTTATGCCTTACGTCCCCGGCGAAGCCACCTTCACCATCAAGCCCAAGCCTATCGATGTGACTCAGCCAGCCTCCAAGCCAGACGATCCCACACAGCCCGACGCAACCCAGGGCTTCGAGACTGCCGATCCTGCAACCGGCGATCCGTTGGCTGTGGCAGGCCGCTGCTGGTCCAAAGTTTATGACGGCACTCCCTACGTGGCCAAAGACCAGGTGTCTTTGGCAGACCAGCTTGTTGAAGGCGCCTCTGCATGGCTTGCTTTCGATCGCGCAGAGTATGCTTCCAAAGATGCGGGATCTTGCGATCTGGTGCTCTATAGCCCGCAGATCCAGGGCCCTCATGCGGCCGACTACCGGCTCACCGGCCTTGCCAGCGACGGAACGCTCACAGTAAAAGGGGAGATTGTTTCTCGGCCTTTGGTTGTCACCGCCCGTTGGTTTGAAGACGCAGAGGCCAACCCCTCCACCTGGGTGCGCGACGTGGCCTTCAGAGATCCGGCTCACCCAGACGCGCCTGTGGCTGCCAACAACGATGCAACGGAGTTCGACGCTTCGGCTGTTACCCAGAGTAAGGCAGACAGCGCCAACCACACCTGGCCGGTAGCCTGGCCTGCCTCTATGCTGGCTCCTGGGGACAGGTTGGACCAGGTGTTGGGCGATGCCAGCTATGAAGCGCAAACTGCAGGGGGCTTGCGCCTCAACGTCGAGCGTCCTCAGCGGGGCACCTATACTCTGAGCCTAAGCTATAGCGGGGTCGCATCGGTCATTGAGGGCGGTCCGCTCCTGAGCCAGGACGGAAATTATCAGGTGACGCTGGTGCCTGACACTCTCACGGTGACTGACCGCATCACGGTAGACCTTACCGAGAAAGACCCCATTGCCATCCTAGAGCCCGTGAAGCCATCGAAGCCTGCCCCCAAACCGGTGACTCCCCAAGACTTTGCCAAGATCGTCGAAGACACCTTTGGCCCTGATGGCCCGTCGCCTACAGGCGGCAAGCTGCCAGAGATGCCTGATGGTGTGGAGCCTCAGGTGATCATTAAAAAAGGCAATCAGCCGGTGGACGAGATCGACCCTTCCAAGCCTGGCGACTACACCGTTACCGTGACCTATCCCAGCTCGGACGGTACCGACTATATCGCCCATATCGACTATGAGGTCAAAGCCGATCCCACTCCTGATGAGCAGTGTCAGTTCTACCAAGTGACCACTCGCTTGGAGGGGGCCATAGAGGGGGCGTCGATCACCCCTACCAAGACGTTGGCCGCAGGCTCCAGCCACAAGGTGTCCTGGCAGCCTGGCCCCGATAGCTACGTGGTCTCTGTAGAGGTGGACGGCAAGGTCCTTAAAGATACGGCCACCTCGTGGACCTTCGAGGATTTGGCGGCTCATCACCAGGTGACGGTCACCTTGGCTCAAAATCCCGTTTTGCCTGGAGGATTCACCTATGGCCATTACACCGTGACGGTGAACAGCTATGGCCAAGGCGCCCAGGTGAGCCCTTCGCAGACCTATGTGCCCGGAAGCGACGCCCAGGCCAGCTGGGCGGCCAAAGAGGGTTATCAAATCAGCGCCGTGTGGGTTGACGGCGTGCAGCTCACTGCGGACCAATGTGCTGCAGGAGCTGCGAGCTTTCCCTCCATTGGCGCGAACCATGTAGTGGACGTCTACACCTGCAAAGCCGACGGCACCTCTGCCCAATCTCCTGACGACCTCAAGGTCACCACTCAGATCAAAGGCGGCCCCGGCACCATCACCGGAGGCGCCACGGTAACTCAAGGCGGCTCTTACCATGTGGCTTGGGAACCCGTCATCCAAACCACGCCCGTGGTAACAGACCCTGCCTATGCGGTCTATGAAGTGAAAAGCGTTGAAGTGAACGGCGCTGAGGCCGCAGGCACTGCCGATCGTGAGATGCAGCTCGACAACATCAAAGAGAACAAGAACGTGGTGGTTACGGTGAGGCCGGTGGTCTATCACGTGAACGTGCAGTCCTACGGGCCTGGCACCGCGTCGGCATCGCGCACGCTTTATAAAGGCCAGGGCTATTTAGACATCGCCGGCACGCCGCAGGATGGGGCGCGCATCACCTATATCGAGATAGACGGCGAAGTGGTCTTGGACGAGAAAGCCGGCATCACGCCTTCGGCGCTGAAGGCTGCGGGCTTCTCGGCGGGAGCCTTTAGCCAGGTGCGTGCCGCTGCCCCTCAATTCCCGGCCCCTGTGAAACATCAGCGTCAAGCCAACGGCGCCAAGTTGGACCTGGGCTTTGAGGGCATCGACCAGGACCATGTGGTGAAAGTGCTCTTTGCCAAAGAGGGGGAGGATCCTCTCAACGACGAGGACGTTCATGACAGCGGCTTGATAGGGGTTACTGCCGGCGTCGAGGGCGGCCCGGGCAGCATCGAGGTGGATCAGCCGGCAGACCCAGGCACTCCGCCTCATCCCGGCTATGTGGACCCGACAAAAGAGGTGCCTGTGGCTTGGGAGCTCCCCGACGGCTATAGGCCGCTCGAGCTTGTGGTGGGCGAACAGCGGATCCCCCTGGACCCTGATGCGACCTCAACAACCATTCCTGCAGACCTGCTCAAAGAGGGCGACCACATCTCGTTGGTGGTGGAGAAGCGCGCCGCAGACGACGATAAGACGCACCCAAGGCAGCAAACCCCGCCTGCGTCCGAGAAGCTGCGCATCGATACCTCGCTGGCGGGCGGATTGGGTTCCATCAGCGCAGGCGCCCAGGTCGACCGCCATGGATCCTATACCGTCACCTGGTCTGCCGAGCCTGGCTATCGAGTGGCCAAAGTCCTGGTAGATGGCATTGAGCGCCCCGATCTCCTAGAGGCGTTCAGCTACACCTTCGAAGACGTGGGCGAGCACCATTCGGTGGCAGTGGAACTGGAGGCTGTCCCGGCCGATCCTCCTGCCGAGAAAGACCCCGCTCCTTCAGGCGACGACGCCGCACCGGGATCTTCTGCCGCCAAGCCGACGGACGATCGGCTCGTAGCTCGCCAAGAAGCGGACTCTCGAATTATGCCTGCCACAGGCGACGAAGCGTCGGGGCTGCCAGGCATCATGATCGCGGGCGCCCTGCTGCTCATGGTAGGCTGGCTTACCCTGAGCCGCCGGTGGCAAAGCTGA
- a CDS encoding helix-turn-helix transcriptional regulator, producing the protein MTYNSKAKTKVLYLWKILQEETDAEHGLTMSQIIQKLADYGVSAERKSIYGDIKSLREFDVDIQAFPRNPVQYAIVRRDFTLDELMLLVDTIQSSRAITERQAKALITNVKQLANNREQDLLDRRIHVTGRIKSKSESVLSTVDVIHEAMRKDCQLEFSYRKIGVDGKPYETRGGKKHQVTPVAISYEDGLYYLTAWNDAHENLTTFRLDRMARIRVLEDIPAAHNDRIDHFQHESTKAVMFGRFCGDTVLATFAADPSKVEILADRFGDAAQFLPTDGSEARCQVKVYKSEQLFGWVASMGKAVRILSPQSLVDEYHNYLRFLLEDA; encoded by the coding sequence ATGACCTATAACAGCAAAGCAAAGACTAAAGTGCTTTACCTCTGGAAAATCCTCCAAGAAGAGACCGATGCCGAGCATGGCTTGACCATGTCTCAAATCATCCAAAAGCTTGCAGATTACGGGGTCTCTGCCGAGCGCAAAAGCATCTACGGGGATATCAAATCGCTGCGAGAGTTTGACGTCGACATCCAGGCCTTTCCACGAAATCCTGTGCAATACGCCATCGTGCGCAGGGACTTCACCTTAGACGAGCTCATGCTTTTGGTGGATACCATTCAGTCCAGCCGCGCCATCACCGAGCGTCAGGCCAAGGCCCTCATCACCAATGTGAAACAGCTGGCCAACAATCGCGAGCAAGACCTGCTGGATCGCCGCATCCATGTCACCGGCCGCATCAAATCCAAAAGCGAGAGCGTGCTCTCTACGGTGGACGTGATCCACGAAGCAATGCGCAAGGACTGCCAGCTGGAGTTCTCCTATCGAAAGATTGGGGTGGACGGCAAGCCTTACGAGACTCGTGGCGGCAAGAAGCACCAGGTCACTCCCGTGGCAATCTCCTACGAGGACGGCCTTTACTACCTCACCGCCTGGAATGACGCCCATGAGAACCTGACCACCTTCAGGCTGGACCGCATGGCGCGCATCCGCGTCCTTGAGGATATCCCTGCCGCCCATAACGATCGCATCGATCACTTTCAGCATGAGTCTACCAAGGCAGTGATGTTTGGTCGTTTTTGCGGCGATACCGTGCTTGCCACCTTTGCAGCCGATCCCAGCAAGGTGGAGATCCTCGCGGACCGCTTTGGCGATGCCGCCCAGTTCCTCCCCACCGATGGCTCTGAGGCCCGCTGCCAAGTGAAGGTCTACAAAAGCGAGCAACTATTTGGGTGGGTGGCCTCCATGGGCAAGGCGGTGCGCATCCTGTCGCCCCAAAGCCTGGTGGATGAATACCACAATTACCTACGCTTCCTTTTAGAGGATGCCTAA
- a CDS encoding SDR family NAD(P)-dependent oxidoreductase: MDRLKDKVAIVTGSTSGIGTGIAKMYGAEGAKVVVCGRREERGQAVVDAITGAGGCAMYHFMDVTKPESVDALIADTVAAWGTVDIMVNNAAGMALHDGRVDEISLEDWDAVFASDIRSTFYCTKTVLPVMQEHDGGSIINIGSMAACTGDLGSTAYACAKAGVDKLTQYTALQYGKQNIRCNCVRPGLIVTPENEARVPDMLKNIFLDNIEVTRWGTPEDIAAMCVYLGSDESSYFTGQIVTVDGGLNAHVPTVAQFRALASRTW; the protein is encoded by the coding sequence ATGGATCGCTTGAAGGACAAGGTTGCCATTGTTACCGGCTCTACCAGCGGCATTGGCACAGGGATTGCAAAGATGTACGGAGCCGAAGGCGCCAAAGTCGTAGTGTGCGGACGTCGCGAAGAGCGCGGCCAAGCCGTGGTCGATGCCATCACCGGAGCCGGCGGCTGTGCCATGTACCATTTTATGGACGTCACCAAGCCCGAGTCCGTCGATGCTCTTATTGCCGACACTGTGGCCGCTTGGGGCACCGTCGACATCATGGTGAACAACGCCGCAGGCATGGCGCTCCATGACGGCCGTGTAGACGAAATCTCTCTGGAAGACTGGGATGCCGTGTTTGCCAGTGACATTCGCAGCACTTTCTATTGCACCAAGACGGTGCTTCCGGTGATGCAGGAGCACGACGGCGGTTCCATCATCAACATCGGCTCCATGGCTGCCTGCACGGGTGATCTAGGCTCCACTGCCTATGCTTGCGCCAAAGCCGGCGTCGACAAGCTCACTCAATACACCGCCCTTCAATATGGCAAGCAAAACATCCGATGCAACTGCGTGCGGCCTGGTCTTATCGTCACTCCAGAGAACGAGGCCCGCGTCCCCGATATGCTCAAGAATATCTTCCTGGACAACATCGAGGTCACCCGCTGGGGCACTCCCGAAGACATCGCCGCCATGTGCGTTTACCTTGGCTCCGATGAGAGCAGCTACTTCACCGGCCAGATAGTCACCGTCGACGGTGGCCTGAACGCCCATGTGCCTACCGTAGCCCAGTTCCGCGCCCTTGCCTCTCGTACCTGGTAG